A region of Kwoniella shivajii chromosome 11, complete sequence DNA encodes the following proteins:
- a CDS encoding eukaryotic translation initiation factor 3 subunit E has protein sequence MAEYDLTQKLIPHLDRHLAIPLLNHLSDIAIFPAEQLAKAQYDLVKGTNMVDYVEQLHEQAKTDETRDFTRLREKATARYQELQEKAQPVMKVIEDPDAVAKLRSGVDKDKNLDLLRSEYNIDIDQINALYHFGQYQYTLGDYARAANFLYHFLIFSPSLDLNISAHWGKLASNILSGEWEAALVEIKDLRDAIDNPHGTAMAKPLAQLQARTWLLHWSLFVFFNLGEGQGCQGLLDMFLSPAYLNTIQTSCPHLLRYLVAAAIISRRAPKPAGTRGNRDHVKELTKIVQMEEYQYSDPVTGFLKDLFVDFDLNQAQQRLSIAESVVRSDFFLSGFADEFVENARWLISEVFCRIHRRIDIGQLSKTLNLSNEEGEKWIVNLIRDSRMGVEAKIDLKENMLHITRPHATPTATLIETTRGLAFRSQAIQFAMQSTAGGETQRGERGERGERGERGGRGGRGGRPRGGAPGREEVAA, from the exons ATGGCCGAATATGACCTAACACAA AAATTGATTCCTCACCTAGACCGACATCTTGCCATTCCTCTTCTCAATCACCTTTCAGATATCGCCATTTTTCCAGCAGAGCAATTAGCTAAAGCACA ATATGATCTTGTCAAAGGTACCAACATGGTTGATTACGTAGAGCAACTGCATGAGCAAGCGAAAACAGATGAGACTAGGGATTTCACAAGGTTGAGAGAAAAAGCAACGGCTAGATATCAAGAATTACAAGAAAAGGCACAGCCTGTGATGAAAGTGATAGAAGACCCAGATGCTGTCGCAAAGTTGAGAAGTGGTGTGGACAAGGATAAGAATTTGGATTTATTGAGATCTGAATATAAC attgatatcgatcaaattAACGCTCTTTATCATTTCGGTCAATATCAATATACCCTTGGTGATTACGCTAGAGCCGCCAATTTCCTTTAtcatttcttgattttctctcCATCCCTCGATCTCAACATATCAGCCCACTGGGGTAAACTTGCCTCGAATATCCTGTCGGGAGAGTGGGAGGCTGCTTTGGTGGAAATAAAAGATTTAAGAGACGCTATCGACAATCCTCACGGAACTGCCATGGCAAAACCATTAGCTCAATTACAAGCAAGAACTTGGTTACTTCACTGGTCATTAtttgtcttcttcaatctcggAGAAGGTCAAGGATGTCAAGGTTTACTCGACATGTTCCTTTCACCCGCTTACCTCAACACCATCCAAACATCATGTCCTCACCTCCTTCGATACCTCGTAGCTGCAGCTATCATCTCACGAAGAGCACCAAAACCAGCCGGCACTCGAGGTAACCGAGACCACGTCAAAGAATTGACCAAGATTGTACAAATGGAAGAATATCAATATTCCGACCCTGTTACCGGATTCTTGAAAGATCTTTTCGTTGACTTTGACCTCAATCAAGCACAACAACGTTTAAGCATTGCTGAAAGTGTAGTACGATccgatttcttcctttctggATTTGCAGACGAATTCGTGGAGAATGCAAGGTGGTTGATCAGTGAAGTATTCTGCAGAATACATCGAAGGATTGATATCGG ACAATTGTCTAAAACACTCAACTTGTCTAAcgaggaaggagagaaatGGATTGTCAATCTTATCAGGGATTCTCGAATGGGTGTCGAGGCAAAGATCGAtttgaaagag AACATGCTTCATATCACTCGACCTCATGCCACACCCACTGCCACGCTCATTGAAACTACTCGAGGTCTTGCATTCCGATCGCAAGCAATACAATTCGCCATGCAAAGCACTGCTGGAGGAGAGACGCAACGAGGCGAGCGAGGAGAACGTGGGGAACGTGGAGAACGAGGTGGTagaggaggacgaggaggtaGACCAAGGGGTGGTGCACCCGGTAGAGAAGAGGTTGCAGCTTAG
- a CDS encoding pyruvate kinase, with the protein MTFALGHYPPSRPRTPSPPKYLPARLPATSHSDEYRSSIGGISNMTTSPYANSTPMSQLAWQASLNTTFAELTEDDHFLRKTSIIATIGPKVNNVDMLVKLAEAGMNIVRMNFSHGSYEYHQSVVDNARAAAAKSPSGRPLAIALDTKGPEIRTGLMKDDADIPINAGHEFWVTTDKSFAESGTAEQIFMDYSNLPKVTAPGKLIYVDDGILSLQVVSIEGDKIRVKSLNSGTLSSRKGVNLPKTAVDLPPLSDKDKADLAFGVKNGVDMIFASFIRSANDVKEIRKVLGTEGASIKIIVKIENEQGVQNFDEILKETDGVMVARGDLGIEIPASQVFMAQKMMIAKCNVAGKPVICATQMLESMTYNPRPTRAEVSDVANAVMDGADCVMLSGETAKGKYPIEAVKMMAETAYLAEKSIAYPHLFDQLRALTPRPTETAETLALSAVAAAIEQDAGAIIVLSTSGVSARLLSKYRPSCPIICVTRNQQTARQAHLSRGVYPVWYPEPRGVPSEKWQIDVDNRIRYGLRAALQLGIVKPEATVMAVQGWKGGLGHTNTLRILSVPADPADLDLHSIDRE; encoded by the exons atgACATTCGCCCTTGGACATTATCCACCTTCACGACCACGAACCCCTTCTCCACCCAAATATCTCCCCGCTCGATTACCTGCTACCTCCCATTCTGACGAATACAGGTCATCTATCGGTGGGATCAGCAACATGACAACCAGCCCTTACGCCAACAGTACCCCCATGTCCCAGCTTGCCTGGCAAGCATCTCTCAATACAACCTTCGCCGAATTGACTGAAGATGACCATTTCTTGAGAAAG ACATCCATCATCGCTACTATCGGTCCTAAAGTCAACAATGTAGACATGCTCGTCAAACTCGCTGAAGCCGGCATGAACATTG TCCGAATGAACTTCTCCCACGGTTCATATGAATACCATCAATCTGTCGTTGACAATGCACGAGCCGCCGCCGCGAAGAGTCCCAGCGGTCGACCTTTAGCTATCGCCCTTGACACCAAAGGTCCCGAGATCAGAACTGGtctgatgaaggatgatgctgat ATTCCCATCAACGCCGGTCACGAATTCTGGGTCACCACCGATAAGTCATTCGCTGAATCTGGTACCGCTGAGCAGATCTTCATGGACTAT AGCAACCTCCCTAAAGTCACCGCTCCTGGCAAGCTCATTTACGTCGATGATG GTATTCTCTCCCTCCAAGTCGTTTCCATCGAGGGTGACAAGATCCGAGtcaaatcactcaactcTGGTACCCTCTCCTCTCGAAAGGGTGTCAACCTTCCTAAAACCGCTGTTGACTTGCCCCCTCTTTCCGACAAGGACAAGGCAGACTTGGCCTTTGGTGTCAAAAACGGTGTTGACATGATCTTTGCTTCATTTATCCGATCTGCCAACGACGTCAAGGAGATCAGAAAGGTTCTCGGTACCGAAGGTGCCAGCATCAAGATCATTGTCAAGATCGAGAACGAGCAAGGTGTCCAAAACTTTGATGAAATCTTGAAGGAGACTGATGGTGTCATGGTTGCTCGAGGTGACTTGGGTATCGAAATCCCAGCAAGTCAAGTCTTCATGGCgcaaaagatgatgattgcCAAATGTAACGTTGCTGGTAAACCCGTCATCTGTGCTACTCAAATGTTGGAG TCCATGACT TACAACCCTCGACCAACCCGAGCTGAAGTTTCCGATGTCGCCAACGCTGTCATGGACGGTGCTGACTGTGTCATGCTTTCCGGTGAGACCGCCAAGGGTAAATACCCCATCGAGGCTG TCAAAATGATGGCCGAGACCGCTTATCTCGCCGAGAAATCCATCGCCTATCCTCACTTATTCGACCAACTCCGAGCTCTTACCCCTCGACCCACCGAGACCGCCGAGACTCTTGCTTTGTCCGCTGTTGCCGCTGCCATTGAGCAAGACGCGGGTGCTATCATCGTCCTCTCCACCAGTGGTGTTTCTGCCAGACTTCTCTCCAAGTACCGACCTTCATGCCCTATCATCTGTG TCACTCGAAACCAACAAACCGCTCGACAAGCCCATTTGTCCAGAGGTGTATACCCCGTATGGTACCCAGAACCCAGAGGTGTCCCTTCTGAGAAATGGCAAATCGACGTTGACAACCGaatcag ATATGGTCTCCGAGCTGCTCTCCAACTCGGTATCGTTAAGCCCGAAGCCACTGTTATGGCTGTACAAGGATGGAAGGGTGGTTTGGGTCAC ACCAACACCCTCAGAATTCTCAGTGTCCCCGCCGATCCCGCAGATCTCGACCTCCACTCCATCGACCGAGAGTAA